The DNA region CCTCAAGATCGGAAAACGGGCCGGACTCATCTTCGCGCTGCTGGCCCTGATGGTGCTGGCGATGGGCGGCATCAACCTCTACGAGACCGGCAGGATGGACGCCGCCTCGACCGAGGTTCGCGGCACCTGGCTGCCGGGCGTCGTCGCCCTGAGCGAGCTGGGGGCGGCGATCGGCGACACCCGCGCCCTGACCCTGCGCAGCATCATCGTCGACGAGCCGACCGTACGGCAGCACACGATGGCCAGGATCAAGGCGAACCTGCAGGCATTGCCCAAGCAGTTCGATGCCTACGAAAGCGCCATCACCGAGGCGGAGAACCGCAAGCTCTACGATCACTTCGTCAGCACCTACGAAACCTACCGCGGCCTGCAGCAACAGATACTCGACGCGGTGGACGCCGGCCGGATCGACGACGCCGACAGGCTCGCCAACGGCCCGCTGGCCGAATACGCCGGCGCCATGACCAAGGCGCTGGACGAACTGATCCGCTTCAACGCCGAGAACGCCTTCGCCGCGGCGCAGCTCAGCGACGAGGCGGCGGATGAAGCCCGGGTCGTGGCCGTCGTCGCCTTGAGCGCCATCCTCCTGATCACCGTTGGCGCCGCCACCTTGCTGACCCGCAGCATCATCCTGCCCCTGGGCGACGCCGTGGCCATCGCCGAGCGGGTCGCCAGCGGCGACCTCAGCCGGGACATCAGCGTGGTCGGCAAGGACGAGCCGGCGTTGCTGCTGGCCGCCCTCAAGGGCATGCAGGCCAACCTGAGGGCGACCATCCAGCAGATCGGCAGCTCCTCCGACCAGTTGGCCTCGGCTTCCGAGGAGCTGCATGCCGTGACGGAGGATTCCAATCGTGGGCTGCACCAGCAGAACGCCGAGATCGAGCAGGCCGCCACCGCCGTGAACGAAATGACCGCCGCCGTTGAAGAGGTCGCGCGCAACGCCGCGAGCACCGCAGCCGCATCGAAGGAAAGCGACGACGAGGGGCGCCGCGGCTTCGCCCAGGTCAACGAGGCCATCGCCTCCATCCGCACCCTGGCCGGCCAGGTGACCCAGGCCTCGGTCCAGGCTTCCGAACTGGCGAACCAGACCCGCGACATCAGCACGGTACTCGACGTGATCCGGGGCATCGCCGCCCAGACCAACCTGCTGGCGCTCAATGCCGCCATCGAAGCGGCACGCGCCGGCGAGGCCGGGCGCGGTTTCGCCGTCGTCGCCGACGAGGTGCGCTCGCTGGCGCAACGCACCCAGAGCTCCACGGAGGAGATCGAGGTGATGATCGACAACATCCAGACCGGCACCCAGGGCACCGTCGGCGCCCTGCTGGCCGGCGCGGAGCAGGCCGAGCAGACGCTCAGGTCGGCCGCCAGCGCCGGTGCCGCACTTGAGCGGATCACCGCGTCGATCTCGCAGATCAACGAACGCAACCTGATCATCGCCAGTGCATCCGAAGAACAGGCCCAGGTCGCCCGCGAGGTGGATCGCAACCTGATGAACATCCGCGACCTGTCCATGCAGACCGCCGCCGGTGCCAACCAGACCAGCGCCTCCAGCCAGGAGCTGTCGCGCCTGGCCATCGAGCTGAGCACGATGGTGACCCGCTTCCGCGTGTGACAGCCGCGCCGGGGCCCGCCGCCTTGGCGGGCCCTTTTCCCACCCGGGCGCCTCGCCTATCATCCGCCGGCCCCCGTCCCCGCAGGACGCCCATTCCCGCCACGCCACCCGCCGCCGAGGCCCTCGTTGCGACACTTCACCCTGAGCGACAAGAAACTCCGTGGCGTCCACCGCCGCCTTCGAGCCCTGGAGCGGTGGGCGGCGGGCTTCCAGGGCCAGTTCCATCCGCGCGGCCAGGACATGGCGCGCTACCTGAACTGGAAGATCCCGGTGCCGAACACCCTGGTCCAGGGGCCGCAGGCACGCATCGAACACCAGGCCTTCTGCGCCCAGCAGATGCTGGAGGCCGCCGCCCATCTATCCCGCGCAGCGGATCGCAGCCAGGGCTATTACCGGGTCGCCTGCATCCTGGTCTGGCCCTGGTTGCACCAGAGCGAAGTGACGGTGTTCCACGATCGCGACTACTACCTCGGCTTTCTCGGGCAGGGGAACGGGCTCGCACCCAAGCGCCTGAGCGACAGGCTCGCGCTGAGGGTGCCCGCCCATTTCATCGAGCACGGGCATGACGCGACCCAGGCCGATGACGACCTGGCCGTCCAGTGGTGGTGCATCGGGGAGCCCGCGTAGACGCCGCTGGCCCGGCGCATCACTGCGCGGCCATCACCTCGTCGCGGCAGGCGGAGGGGCTCTGCCCGGTCCAGCGCTTGAAGGCCCGGCGAAAGCCGCGCACATCGCTGTAGCCGAGCTCTTCGGCGATGCGCTCGATGGGCAGGTCCGGGTTGCCCAGCAGGCTCATGGCGCGCGCCCGGCGCACCTGCTCCTGCAAGGCGTCGAAGGTGATGCCGTGCTCGGTGAGGCGACGGCGCAGGGTGCGGCTGCTCATGTTGAGATCGCGGGCGACCTTGTCGATCTGGCTGCCATGGGCGAGGTCGCGGCTGATGGCGCGCTCCACCGTCTGCAGCAGGTCCATCTTCTGCTGCACCTGCGCGCATTCGAGCTCCAGCAGGTTGAGCGCCTGGCGCAAGGCGACGGGCTGGTGGCTGGGCAACTGCATGTCCAGCCAGTGGCTGGCGATGACCATGCGGTTGTGCAGGCAGCCGAAATGCAGGTTGGGGCCCAGCAGGCGCCGGTATTCGGCGACGTAGCCGGGCGCGGCATGGGTGAATTCGAAGCGCAGGGGCTGGAACTCGGCATCGACCAATGCGCGGTTGTAGACCATCAGGCTGGCGAAGAACTCCTCCACCGCGAACACCTGGACGTCGGCATGGGGCAGCCGGCATTCCACCTCGACGACGCTTTCCTTCGCCCCCTCGTGCAGGGTGTAGACGGCCATGCCGCCGGTGGTGTGCTGGAAGCGTCGCCCGACATCGAAGGCATCGCGCAGGGTCTTGCACAGCGACAGCACGTGGCCCAGCAGGCCGAGGGTGCCGAGCACGTTGCGGTGCCCGACCCACAGCCCCAGGCCACCGTCCGGGAAAGCCGCGAGGGCGCGCTGGATCAGGGTCACCGCCTGGCGATAGGAGATGCGCTGGGAGGGGTCCTGCAACTCGTCCGGGGTGAAGCCGAGACCGCGGCACAGGCGCTCGCTGCTGACGCCCTTGTCGTTCGCCACCTCCGTGAGGGTCTGCAGGAGGAAGGGCGAAACCAGGGCGAGGTCGAGCTGGGGATCGAGGGTGGCGATAGGCATGGCAGGCAGTTCCCGAACCGAGGCGCCTGAGGTTCTTGTTCTGCGGCCAGGACGCGCGGCGGCGCCATCATAACGCGTTGGCGGGTACACCAAGAGCGGGTGTAACAGAATATTGCTAGCTGTCCCCGAAAAGCCCCCTGCCTGTCCGGCAATGCCCTGCATCGCGCGGCCTTGAGCGCTTATTTCTATGGGCCGGCGCGGAACCCGGTTCCGCGGCCGTCCGCCAACAATAAGAAACGAGCTCAATCATGAACCCGATCCGCGTTCCCCAGCTGCCCTCGCTGGCAGCCTCACTCGTCGTCGCGACGTCCCTCGCCCTGCCCGCCCAGGCCACCGAGAACGGTGTCGACAACATCGGCCCCGGCACCGATGGCTTCTTCGTCCTGCCGCTGGACGTGAACAGCCTTCCGGACCACATGTTCGCCTTCAACCTCTACTACAACCACTACGAGTCGAAGCAGCTGGACATCAGCTCACTGGGCGGCAAGGTGCCGGAGGTGAAGATCACCTCCGACGCGATCATCCCGCGCCTGGACTACCTCAGCCCGCTGCGGCTGCTGGGCGGCCGGGTCGGTGGCTACGTGGCGCAGCCCTACATGCGCCAGCAGGTGGCGCTGTTCGGCCAAGAGAGCCGCCGCGAAGCCCAGGGCGACACCACCATCGCGCCGCTGATCCTCTGGGACATGGGCCAGGACCTGACCCTGGGCGCCGCCCTGGAGATCACCCTGCCCACC from Pseudomonas tohonis includes:
- a CDS encoding AraC family transcriptional regulator; its protein translation is MPIATLDPQLDLALVSPFLLQTLTEVANDKGVSSERLCRGLGFTPDELQDPSQRISYRQAVTLIQRALAAFPDGGLGLWVGHRNVLGTLGLLGHVLSLCKTLRDAFDVGRRFQHTTGGMAVYTLHEGAKESVVEVECRLPHADVQVFAVEEFFASLMVYNRALVDAEFQPLRFEFTHAAPGYVAEYRRLLGPNLHFGCLHNRMVIASHWLDMQLPSHQPVALRQALNLLELECAQVQQKMDLLQTVERAISRDLAHGSQIDKVARDLNMSSRTLRRRLTEHGITFDALQEQVRRARAMSLLGNPDLPIERIAEELGYSDVRGFRRAFKRWTGQSPSACRDEVMAAQ
- a CDS encoding SphA family protein, which produces MNPIRVPQLPSLAASLVVATSLALPAQATENGVDNIGPGTDGFFVLPLDVNSLPDHMFAFNLYYNHYESKQLDISSLGGKVPEVKITSDAIIPRLDYLSPLRLLGGRVGGYVAQPYMRQQVALFGQESRREAQGDTTIAPLILWDMGQDLTLGAALEITLPTGSYDAARPANTGNNFVTYKPLLSATWQPSERTELSVKTTYSFNKENPDTDYQSGQLFHFDYSTSYRVTDNLRLGLNGYYVKQTTDDRQFGRTVTFMGEDVDDGVRGQVFAIGPAVHLTFLKYASVEMRWAKEFAVENRPEGEMFWAKLNLPFSL
- a CDS encoding methyl-accepting chemotaxis protein translates to MQLRNLKIGKRAGLIFALLALMVLAMGGINLYETGRMDAASTEVRGTWLPGVVALSELGAAIGDTRALTLRSIIVDEPTVRQHTMARIKANLQALPKQFDAYESAITEAENRKLYDHFVSTYETYRGLQQQILDAVDAGRIDDADRLANGPLAEYAGAMTKALDELIRFNAENAFAAAQLSDEAADEARVVAVVALSAILLITVGAATLLTRSIILPLGDAVAIAERVASGDLSRDISVVGKDEPALLLAALKGMQANLRATIQQIGSSSDQLASASEELHAVTEDSNRGLHQQNAEIEQAATAVNEMTAAVEEVARNAASTAAASKESDDEGRRGFAQVNEAIASIRTLAGQVTQASVQASELANQTRDISTVLDVIRGIAAQTNLLALNAAIEAARAGEAGRGFAVVADEVRSLAQRTQSSTEEIEVMIDNIQTGTQGTVGALLAGAEQAEQTLRSAASAGAALERITASISQINERNLIIASASEEQAQVAREVDRNLMNIRDLSMQTAAGANQTSASSQELSRLAIELSTMVTRFRV
- a CDS encoding DUF3916 domain-containing protein; the protein is MRHFTLSDKKLRGVHRRLRALERWAAGFQGQFHPRGQDMARYLNWKIPVPNTLVQGPQARIEHQAFCAQQMLEAAAHLSRAADRSQGYYRVACILVWPWLHQSEVTVFHDRDYYLGFLGQGNGLAPKRLSDRLALRVPAHFIEHGHDATQADDDLAVQWWCIGEPA